From Caretta caretta isolate rCarCar2 chromosome 9, rCarCar1.hap1, whole genome shotgun sequence, one genomic window encodes:
- the LOC125643066 gene encoding C-C motif chemokine 20-like, with product MTNFISRSLILASLMGLLLLYLSGTSEAQNNQDCCLSYSTIRLPRGVIKGYTEQLSSEVCDISAIIFHTKNGMKACANPEDRWVKRHLLWLSHKLKKMSL from the exons ATGACCAACTTTATCAGCAGAAGCTTGATCCTGGCTTCTTTGATGGGGCTGCTGCTGTTGTACCTGTCTGGCACTTCTGAAG CACAAAACAACCAAGATTGCTGCCTCTCTTACTCCACAATACGGCTGCCTCGAGGAGTCATAAAGGGCTACACAGAACAGCTATCCAGTGAAGTCTGCGACATCAGTGCTATCAT TTTTCATACAAAGAATGGAATGAAAGCTTGTGCAAATCCAGAAGACCGCTGGGTGAAGAGGCATCTTCTTTGGCTGAG TCATAAACTCAAGAAGATGTCACTGTAA